AACAATCGCTAAACCAAACATACTCATGGCAACAATTGCCCAGAATAGTTGGCTTACAGGAGTAATACCAGTAAACCAAACACAGCTAAAAGCTACTGCCCAGATCAAAGCAGAAACAATGAGTGCATGAGGATGCGTAAAGCGTTTTAAAACACGCGCGATGGGTAATTGAAACAAGATGGCAACTGCCATGTGGCAAGCGAATAAAGCACTGAGAGTCGATTCGGTGAATCCTTGAGTCGAGTTAAAAGATACGAAATTTCGCAAATACAGCGGTAACGTGCTGTGGAGTTGCGACGTATAAGTTGTGAAAATAATATTTACTAGAACGTAAACCAAAAGACGGCGATCGCTAAGTGCTATAGCCCAATTGCTTTTTGCGGATAAATTAGACGCATTCGCTAGAGGTTGATAAGTTTCTTTGATTGCCAAGTAAATGACGACAAAGAACACCATAAATGAAGTTGCATCAATCAAAAATAACGCGCGGTACGCTCCAGTCGTACTCACGAGCGCGCCGCCAAAGATAATTCCGGTACCTAAGCCAAGATTATCAGCAAGTCTTGTGAGTGCGTAGGCTTCGCGTCGGTTTGCAGGTGTCGTTAAATCGGCGACAACGGCTTCAGTTGCAGGCCAATACAATCCTTGTCCTAGTCCGGAAAGCAAGTTACCAAGAATTAAAATGGGAAAAGTGATTGTGCTGGCTAATACTAAAGACGCGATCGCTGCAACCGCTGCAGAAAGCAGTAGAGTACGACGGCGTCCCCAGTTTGAAGAATCGGACAAAGATCCGCCTAAAATTCGCCCAAAAATTCCTGAAATCGAAGCACTACCTAAGGCAAAACCCACCGCAGTTGCCGAAAAGCCTACCTGATTGACAAAAAAAATCGGAGCGTAGAATAGTGTAAATCCTGTACCAACTTCGGATAAAAAACGACCAAAACCGAGAATCCAGACTTGAGGATCGAGTTGTGGCAACCACGAAGATAACTTTTGCTGGAAAAACTTCATGCAATTAATAAAAGGAGCAATCAATAGCAATTCTCCTTTCATTTGCAGTTATGGAGCATCTCCAAAAGTAAAGATATGTGATGTACTCCCAACGCCGCGCTACGCGACGGCGTGGGCTTCTCTCGGTTTTACCCTAGAGCGTTTTATAGTGAGGGAGACACCCAGCCCCACTTTCTTGATAAGAATTGCCGAGTTTGTATCCCGATCTATTGACAGATTGCATCGGTTGCAATCATGCCAACGTTCTTTCAAAGTTTTCGGGACAATGTTGAGGCAATTTGAGCAAACTTGACTGGTATTTTTGGGATTAACTTTGACAACCTTGCCTCCAGCACTTTCAGCCTTGAAGCTTAGTATCTCAATAAATTGCGCCCAACCAGCATCAGCTATACTCTTGTTTAGTCCGGATTTTCTGCTTTGTCCGTTTGCTACATAATTACTTTGTTCATCTTGTTTCGGCTTACAACGTTTGGACATATTTTTAACTGCCAAATCTTCGACAAAAACCACAGGGGCTTTTTGTAATATCTGCTTGGCAGTCTCAAAATGAAACTGTTTTCTTGCCCTTGCGATTCGCTGATGGAGTCTACCAACTCTGCGGTTTAAAAGTTTTCTGGCTCTGCTGCCCTTCTTCCTGGCAGTAACTTTTCGTTGTAACTTGGCTAGTTTTTCTTCACTGTGTCGAAAGTGTTGAGGGATATCGACAAACTCTCCAGTGTCAAGGGCAGCAAATTTCTCTAGTCCGAGATCTAGGGCAATGCTGTTGTCATCAGTTGGAATAATCTCAACACTACTAGTTGGTACGCTCTCAGCAACCAGGGTAATAGTTACATACCAACCGTCGCTTTTCTTAGTAACAATAGCTGTTTTTGCTTTGAATCCATCGGGGATAGGGCGATGAAGAACTAGTTTTATCCAACCGATTTTAGACAGATGAATTCGATTATTCTTAATGTCGGAAATATCAATTTGAGGATAAGTAAGCGAGCGGTAACGATTCTTTCCTTTAAATCTTGGTCGTCCGCTTCTATTACCCTTGCTGTCTCCTTTAACAAATCGGTCAAAAGCTAGTTTTACCCTGGTTACGCAGTCCTGCAACACTTGCGAATAAATCTCTTTGTACCAGGGTCTATTAGATTTTAGCGGAACAACGCTGCGTTTTTGAGAATAGTAATCGGGGTTATCTCGAAGTTCAGGAAGATGACAAATTAGCGGACAAGCATTAATGTCGCACCGATTCTCTTCCCACCACCGGAAACGCTCAGCCAATAACCAGTTGTACTGTAAGCGCAACATATCGAGCCAGCGCTCCATCGTGGTTTTTTGTTCGGTTGTTGGTAGTAACTGGTATTGGTAAGCTTTTCTCATGAGCAGATAATTTCATGCAGTGCTTATAAAGTAAATGACCTATAAATCACACTCTAGAGCAAGTATAGGCGAAAAGTGATTACCGCTCCTATGTTGTTGCAGCGGTTGCAGGAGATTTGTTTTGACTTGTGCCAGAAATGGGGATGCGAGTTAATTGAAGTCAATGGCGAATCAGATCATTTGCACCTATTGTTTGGCTTTTATCCGCAGATGCAGTTATCCAAATTTGTCAATAACTTGAAGACGGTGAGCAGTATTTATATTCGCAAAGAGTTTCCCCAAGAGGTGAAGCGATTTTACAAGGATAAACCTATCTTTTGGCATTCTGCCTATTTCATTGCTACTTGTGGGGGTGTTACCGTAGAGCAGTTAAAGCAATACGTTCAGCAACAAGACTCTCCGACTGATGCTGAAGTTCTTGCCCGTGATTTATCCCGACCCCACCGCAGAAGCGGACGAGGCGGGGATTCTCACGGTTGAGGGCTAAAACTTTACTTTCCTGAATACCCAGAGGACAAATTCACGACTGCCTATTTTCGGTTGAGAATCGTCGTAACCACTGAACTCACTCTTCTAACTGAGGAGTCGGTAAGTTCTGTATTTATTACTTATTGCTGTGTTGCTGGGTTACGTAGACCAAACTTATACGCGAGTAAGCGGATCGTTAAAGCTGCTTCTCCTTGTTGTCAGCTTTGTTGCAAAATTTCTTGAGAAATCACTGACTCTTTCATAATGTCCTCATGAAACAAACTTTTAATCAAGTTGTGTCAAACTTCAATTGATTCAATGCTAGTTGCTGTGTTTATGAGGGTAGGAGGTAGAAGTTAGAAGGAGACTTATACTTAAAAAATTTGTATTTCTGGCTCGTGCTTGATACAAATTTTCTACTTCAATGAGCTTTTGATCCACAACCAAAATTTTTATTCTCAACCTTTTACCTTGAACCTTCTAGCTTCTGCCTTTCTTTGTAAAGTTTGAAATTCTAGATGTAGGATCTGGTTGGAGGTTTAGAGTAAGGACGTTATAGAAGCTCGTAGTAATATTCCTTGAGGAAAGTTCAACCCTGACCCCCGCTTATTGTCGTAAGCCAATCGCAATGTACCTTTATTTTTAAAGAAAGTAGAAGCTGTGTCACCATTCTTATTTGTAACCGACTTAGACAACACGCTTGTAGGCGATGACCAAGCGCTAGCAACACTCAATTATAAACTGAGTAAGCATCGCCAGGAATACGGCACCAAGCTTGTCTATGCTACGGGGCGATCGCCGGAACTATACCGCTTATTGGCAACCGAGAAATCGCTGCTCGAACCTGACGCTTTGATTTGTTCGGTAGGAACCGAAATCTACCTCAACGGTAGCGATACTGCTGATGCTGGATGGAGTGCAAAAATTGCCCAAGGCGGTTGGAATCGCGATTTAATTGTGGCAACAAGCGCGCATTTTGCTGATTTAGTTGCGCAACCTGATTCGGAACAACGTCCGTTTAAAGTCAGCTTTTTTTTAACAAAAGAAGCAGCTGGAGAAGTTATTCCGCAGTTAGAGTCTTTATTGCAAAACCGAGGGTTGGATGTCAAGCTCATCTACAGCACAGGTCAAGATTTAGATATTTTGCCGCGCCACAGTGACAAAGGGCTAGCCGTACAATTTCTGCGTCAGCAATGGGAAGTTGCACCCGAAAAAACTGTTGTCTGTGGCGACTCTGGCAATGATATTGCGTTGTTCTCTAGCGGGCAAGAACGTGGGGTAATTGTGGGAAATGCGAGTGCAGAACTTTTAGAATGGCATTATAGTAACCCTAGCGATCGCCGTTATCTCGCGCAAGCTGCGTGTGCAGGTGGTATTTTAGAAGGCTTAAATTACTTTGGGTTTTTGGGATGATTAGCTATCTCAAAGGTATCGTTGCTAGTGTTGATAAAAGTAATAGCAATCGCGTTATTCTAACTTTGGAGGTAAATCAGGTAGGGTACGATTTACAAATTCCCGCGCGTTTTGCGCAAGAATTACCAGCAATTGGGGAAACAGTACAAGTGTTTGCACATCTGCAAATCCGCGAAGAACAGCCGTTGCTTTATGGTTTTAGTTCAGCCGCGCAGCGTGACTTATTTCGCCAGTTGATTAGCGTAACTGGAATTGGCGCACAACTAGCGATCGCATTATTAGATACGCTCGATTTACCCGACTTAGTGCAAGCTATTGTCAGTGGAAACACGCAATTACTGATTCAAGCACCAGGCGTTGGCGGTAGAACCGCAGAACGCATCTCCTTAGAGTTGAAAAAGAAACTTGCAGATTGGCGAGCCACAGCTGGGGTTGTCGCTGCTACTTCTAGTGGTCCACCACCAGCAATTCTCGAAGACGTGCAAATGACACTACTCGCACTCGGATACACAGCAAGCGAAGTTTCGCAAGCAATTACTGCGGTCAGTGATAATGCGATTTTACAGCAAAATGCGAATGCGGAAGAGTGGATTCGTCAGGCGATCGCGCATTTAAGCTCGTAGATTTTTTAGTAATTAGGGTTCGTCTAGTTGCAAATTCATTTGCCAGGCTTGACGCAGTTGGTAATTGCAGTAATTAATATTGTTGGATCGATAGGTTTTGCTAGGTGCTGGACAAAACCTGCGGCGATCGCCTCCTGTCGATCGGACGCACGCGCGTAAGCAGTTAGGGCAATTGCGGCGAACTGCTTGTGAGGAAATAATACTTTCAGCTGACGCATCAACGTGTATCCATCAATCTTTGGCATACCAACATCGCATAGCAGTACGTCAAATTCTTGTCGAGCAATAATTTGCATCGCCTCGCTTGCTGATGCAGCAGTAACGACAGTTGCACCAGCTTGCTCTAACATGATGGCAATTAAGTCGCGGTTATCTATTTCATCATCGACGACTAATACCTTAGTACCAATCAGCGGCAAAGAAGCAACAGGACTTCTAGCAAGATTATACTGGTTGACATATTGAGTTTGACTACCGCGTAAAATTGGCAGCCGTACAGTAAAAGTCGCTCCTTGTCCAATACCGAGACTTGTTGCTTGCACTGTTCCACCGTGCAGTTCGACCAAGTGACGAACAATTGCTAAGCCTAAACCCAAACCGCCAACTTGGCGCGTTGTCGAACTATCTCCTTGACGGAAATAGTCAAAGACGTAAGGTAAAAACTCTGGTGCAATACCTCTACCTGTATCTGTGACTTGAATTTGGACTTGAGAATCGATTTGCTCCAATTTGATCCTGACTTGTCCGCCTTCAGGAGTAAATTTGATAGCATTGGAAAGCAAATTCCATACAACTTGTTGCAATCGAGTTGCATCACCAGAAATTTTGCTGACTTTTGGTGCTAAGTTTGTTTCAAGCTCGATCGATTTAGCAGCAGCCGCAAATCTTACTGTATCAATGGCAGCGGCGATCGTCGTTTTTAAATCAACCCAACCAATATTAAGACTGAGTTTTCCTTGGAGGATGCGTGAAATATCGAGCAAATCGTCGATGAGTTGTGCTTGTAATTTCACATTGCGCTCGATCGTTTCGAGTCCGCGAATCAGTGTCACTTCATCCTGCTTGCGCGTCAATAGTAATTTTGACCAACCGAGGATGGGATTCAAAGGCGATCGCAATTCGTGCGACAGTACTGCTAAAAACTGATCTTTAGCGCGATTTGCTGCTTGTGCTTGCGCGAAAAGTTGAGCGCGATCTACGGCTAGGGCGACGCGATGGGCTAATTCTTCTGCTAGGTGCAAATCTGCTTCGGTGTAATCGCGACTCGAATCAGTGCCTAAACAAAACGTGAGAGTGCCTAACCGCCGCTGCTGCACAACTATACCCACAGTCATCCAAGACCGAATCTCACAAGCGCGGAGAAATTGAAGATGTTGCGGACTTGTCGCGATCGCCTGTAACCACTCGTCAGAAACAACAGGGACAAAATAAGACTTACCACTCGACAAAACAGCGGCAACTGGGTGATATGTATTTAAAGACGGTACGTAATTCTGAATGCACTCAAACCACTGCCGTTTTGCAGGCTCTTTGTGCTGCCAAGCAACTCGTTGGATCTCCTCCTCTATAACCAGATCAAAGAAACAATAGTCTCCTAAAAATGGGACTGCGCATTCTGCAATCTTTGTCAAGATATTTTCTTCCTTCAAAGACGCGGCTAAGATTGTACTTATATCAGCTAAAAACCGTTGTGCAGCTTCGACTTGCTTGATATCGTGAATATCGGTTGCCGTGCCAAACCAAGATAAAAGTTGACCTTGGTCATCTTTGAATGGGACAACTCGCGTTATATGCCAGCGATAAGTTTGATCGAACCGTTTGATCCGATATTCAATTTCATAAGCTTCGCGCGCGCGAATACCTCGGTTGCGCGTTTCGACTAAGCGCGGTATGTCTTCAGGATGAACAAGTTCTAACCAGTCTAGCTCCATAGTTTGAGCTAAGGAGATACCTGTGTATTCTTGCCAGCGTTGATTGATATAAGTTACCAGCCCTTCAGCGGTACTCATCCACACTAACTGGGGAATCGCATTGGCAAGTGTCCGGTAGCGTTTTTCACTTTGCTCTAAGGCGGTGGAGACTTGTTGTCGCACTTGAGCTAATTCGAGTGTCGCCCGTACCCGTGCTAATAGTTCATGCGTAGAAAAGGGCTTCGTCAAATAATCATCAGCTTTGGCTTCGAGTCCTTCGAGTTTTGCTTCTCCAGTACGCGCAGAAAGTAGAATAATCGGTAATTTGGCAGTACGAGGATGGCTGCGCAATTGACGCAGTAACTCTAAACCATCCATCCTCGGCATCATGACATCGGAAAGTACCAAGTCAGGAAGCCGTTGCGCGATCGCTTCCATTGCTGCGACGCCATCATTAACCGCGACAACTTCATACGCTTGGCTCAACAACCGCTGAAGATAGTTCCGCATATCCGCGTTATCATCCACAAGCAGAATATACGCAGACGAGGGAGATGATAATTGAGAATCACTCTTTTGTGCTTCCTCCGGTAGCCATCCCAAAACTTCTTCTACATAGGCACTTCGCGCGATCGCTGTTGAAGACAGATTTTTGGTTCTAATTTGTTCTGGTGGTAGGTGCGCAAAACCTAAGGGAATCGACACAGTAAATGTAGTTCCAATACCGACTTGGCTTGTGACGTTAATTGTTCCGCCATGCAGCTTGACAAGTTCCTCAACTAATGATAAACCAATACCAGAACCTTCATAAGTACGCGATCGCATATTTGTCACGCGATGAAAGCGCTGAAAAATTCGCGGTAACTCCTCAGCAGGAATACCAACTCCGGTGTCTTGCACCGTTAATTTAACTTGTTCGCCTACTGCTTGTAACTTAACAACGATTTCCCCCTCAAACGTAAACTTGAAGGCATTCGAGAGGAGATTAAACACAATCTTCTCCCACATCTCGCGGTCGATGTATGCAGGTTCAGAAAGTGGCGGACAATCCACAATGAAATTCACTCCTGCGCGTTCGATTGCCGAGCGAAAAACACTCGCAAGTTCTGCCGTAAAACTTGCTAAATCAATTGGCTGATAAGCAGCTTGCATTCTCCCAGCTTCGATGCGAGAAAAATCAAGCAAATTGTTAACGAGTTTGAGTAAACGCAGACTGTTGCGGTGTACGACTTCAAGTTGCTCGCGCTGTTGCGAGGTAGTTTCAGCATCTGCTAGAAGATCTTCTAGCGGATTGAGCATCAATGTGAGTGGCGTACGCAACTCATGGGAAATATTACTGAAAAATAGGGTTTTGGCGCGGTCTAGCTCGGCTAAGGCTTCATTTGCCAGCCGTAATTGGTGATTGACTTGTTTTAATTCTGCGGCGCGTTGATAAATTTCGGCTTCCATTTGTTCGGTGCGATCGCGCAGCGCTTGATTTTGTTGATACTGCTCGTTACGCTGTTGTTTGAGTCGCACAAACTCCGTCACGTCTTCAACGCGATGGATGATATAAATAACTTCTTGATTCTTGCCAAAGACAGGAGAATTAACAGGACTCCAGTAGCGCTCTTCAAAGCCATTACCTTCAGATACAGGGCGGGGAATATCATACTTCTGAAATGCCATGACATCCGTTTGACGATTTTGCACTACAGTTGCTAAAGACCGCCGTAAATTTTGTACGCCAGTTGCAGTAGGATCGTTGGGATTATCTGGAAACACTTCAAACAAACCGCGTCCCAAAATTTGCTCGCGTTGTGTCTTTGTGACGCGCAGGTAAGCATTACTCACTGCAACGATTGTGAACTGCGCATCGGGAGCTAGTACTAAATAACAACTTGGTACTGACTCAAACAGCGTTTGGAAATCAAGTTCGCTAGCAGAGTGTGACACAGAATCTTTCACGGTTGTGGCGAGCAATAAAATACAAAAACTTGGAGTTAATTGTGTTAATCTACTAATTGTGCAATCGTCGCTATGAATTCTTCAATATCAATTGGTTTAAGTAAATATCGCTGAAATCCAGATGCCAGGGCTTGTTCGCGGTATTTTTCTGAAAGCGAACTAGATAGGGCGATCGCTGGGACTTGGCTTTGTAATGGTAAAGGCAGCGCTCTGACTTTCCTTATTAAAGCACAGCCATCTTCACCTGGCATGCAAATATCACTGACTAAAACATCAATACTAACCCTTTGACAGTAATCGAGGGCTTCGCTTGTGGATGCTGCTGCGATGACTTCTCCTCCTTCTTGCTCAATCATTACTGCCAATAGTTCGCGATCGTCTGGATTATCATCGACAACTAAGATGCGCACCTGAGCAAGCGATCGCGCCGGCACAGAAAAATCTGTTGCAATCAGTTTTCTCTGAATGTTGACGCGATCAAACCCATTCACTGAGTTGTGTTGCGTCATGAAGACTTGTACAGGCGAGAAGTTACGTTTGAGCAACCGCTTGCTGTCATTCACGCGCCCTGAAATGACTGAATTTGAGACGATACGTAATACGTGCAAAATTAAAAAGGCAAGATGCGCTAAACAGTCTTGTCTAGTGTCGCTAATATCAATCAGCTTGACTACTTGCTCGTGGATAATAAAACGCGGTATATATTATCCACTTGGCTATCCACTTAAGAGTAGTGTTTGTGCTGCGCTCCGTGCCACACTACTAAAAACCCATCTTCACTACTTCATCCTCACTACTTATGGTTGGCTTAGCTGTGAATAGCTGTGGAAGGCAGCGGATTATGGTTGTTGGCACAAATATTACAACTGTGCAAGAAGTCAGTAGTTATTGTTTGGAATCGCAAGCAGAAGTTTTACCCTATTACGGAACGCCTAGCAAAGAGGAGGTCGATCTGTTTAAACCTCAAATTTGGGTGATTTGTTTACCAATTCCGCAAAATTTACAGCTACCAACAAACGCACATTTAATTCTTTGGGAAGAACCACCCGCCGTGTTGCAAGCTGTTAGCAATCGAGCGGAATTATTAACTTGTTTAGAACAATTGTCACTCTAAATAATACTGTTTCACTTTGAAGTTGCGACAAATAGGGAGCAGGGGAGCAGAGGGGCAGAGGAAGCAGAGTAAGCAGAGGAGAAATTAATTATAGTTCTCACTTGAGTGGAATGGTATAAGTTGGTCGGGAGTAGATTGTTAAGTCATTAACTTCTCTATATTTAACTTATTAATACTACTTCTAGATAAGTTGGTCTCGCACTGCCTTGGCTGCTGCTTGGACGCGATCGTCAACACTCAGTTTGTTTAAAATCATCCGCACGTAGGATTTTACGGTTCCTACTGATAAATAAAGTTGCTGAGCAATTTCTTGATTAGAACATCCTTGCGCAATGAGTTTGAGAACTTCGCGTTCGCGCTGACTCAAAAGTTCAGATTGTACGACTGAGGGATTTGATTCGGATGTTGGTTTGAGTACTTGAAATACTTTACGGGCAACGGGAGCATCCAAATACGTTCCACCACTTTGAATTAACCGAATCACGGTAATTAATTGCTCCCACTCCATACTCTTAAGACAATAACCATCAGCACCAGCTGCGAGCATGCCAATAACTTGAGAATCTTGATCGAAAGCAGTCAAAGCTAACACGTGAGATGTCAGACAATGACTTTTAATTTGCTGCGTTGCTGTGATGCCATCCATGACAGGTAAGTCAATATCCATCAAAACCACACTAGGTTGGAGTTGCATTGCTAATTCCACAGCTTGCATTCCATCAGCCGCTTCACCTACAACAACAAAATCTGACTCTAAAGCAAACTGCGATCGCATTCCCCGACGCATCAGCGCATGATCTTCAACAAGTAGAATGCTAATGGGAGTGTGTTTTTGCACCTCAGACATCACTCTAAACAATGAATAAATTTCTACGCGCGGTTAGCAGTAGTAGGTAGGGTAAACCAAAAAGTACTGCCTTTTCCTAGGGTACTATCTACTCCAATTGTGCCGTGGTGTGCTTCCACAATTTGGCGACAAAGATAAAGCCCCAAACCAGCACCACCACGACGCCCGCGCCCTTGAATAAAGCGATGAAAAAGATATTCTTGCTCTTGTAAGGCAATTCCACAACCGCGATCGCTGACACTGACTTTTACACCGCTATTTTCTGCTGCCGTAACCTCTAACCAGACAAGATCATCTGGTTTGCTAACTCGCACTGCATTACTCAATAAATTCTGAATAACTCGCCTAATCTCTAACTCATCCCCATACACAGTGGGTAATTGCGGCGCAATTTTACATTCAAAGTGAACTTTGCTGTTGGAGGCAATGCGCTCTTGATGAATTGCTTTGGTGAAGATCTTATTCCAATCAAGAGGTTCGTAGATTAAATTTTTACTACCTGCTTCGTAACGCGATACTTCTAACAGTGCTTCGACAAGCTTGAGGAGGTCTTCGTTTGTTTGATAATACTCTTCAAGTACCTCACGCCAAGGATCGCTAACCTCACCAAATGCGCCATTCAACATTGAGCGTAAAGTACCGCGCATCGCAAGTAAAGGAGTGCGTAGATCGTGCGAAAGCGATGCAATGAGATCGTCAAGTTGACGATTGCGTTCGTCACTGCGCGTTTGGCGCAAGTCAATTTCGCTTGCCATCCGATCCAGAATTTGCGCTAATTGACCAATTTCATCTGCGGTTTGAAAATTCAAACGAGGTTCCATCTGCCCAGTTTCCCAAGTTTTTGCTACAGATGCCAGTTGGGATAAAGGAACTTCGACTCGACGATGGAGCAGCCAAAGGTTGCAGCCAAAACCTACTAATATTAGTACCGGCGCGAGGATGTTGAAAATGTGAAAGGTTTGATCGAGTCGATGCAGTTGCTGGTTGCGTCGGGCAAGAAGTTCCTCTTCGTGTTGCAGCATTGCCATCACTTGCGATCGCAATGGATCGAATAACAGTTTGCCTGCAAGTGTAGTATTTGATTCAGGTGCTGCACCAAGAACAACAAGCTGCGCGTATTCTCGTTGCCAGCGATTGTAGAGTACAACAATTTCATTCAGGCGATGCAGTTGCGCTGGATTATCTGCTACGAGGTTGTAAAGTAGAGCAAGGGCTTTATTAAAGTCAATTTGTCCTGATTTGTAGGGTTCTAGCGAAGATTCTGCGTTGGTGAGTAAGTAACCGCGTATCCCGGTTTCTTGATCTAAAGCAGCATTTAGCAACAGTTCTGCCTGACTTTGAACTTGTAAAGTATGTCTCACCCAACTTGAGGCATCTTGACGGCGAAAGTCTAACCAAAGTCCTAACCCTGCCCGCGCTAATACTAGTATTACCAGCACGAAAACACTGGTGTATAAAGGTGCTAATAGCCGAGTTTTAAATTTTAATATTCCAGGAAGACGCAGCAAAACGGCTCACAACTTGATTAACAACAATCCTACTCTAAGAAAAACTAACTTCAAAGTTTGCTAATGATTAATGGTCAAGACTCAAAATTCTCTATCAACCATCGATAACCGGGAATATATTTATTGTTAATCTAAAAGCTATATGTTATACCAAGCTTGTCGCCACTGTTGCATTTGCTTAATTTCTGCCGCTTGTGAATTAATAATTTCTTGAGCTAAATTTCTAATTTCAGAGCGCTGTGATTTCTCTAAGGCATCTTGTGCCATAGTCACTGCACCTTCGTGATGGGGAATCATTGCATTAATAAATCGTAGGTCAAATTCGTCATCGGCAGCTCCTAAATCGCCATGCATCATCATGCTGTGCATTTGCTGTTGTGTCATTGGGACAGTTTCACCTGTTTGAGAATCGTAGGCGACTGGGGTGTTACTGGCTTGTAGATACCAAGCTTGTCGCCATTGCTGCAATTGTGCAATTTCCTGTTGTTGTGCTGCAATAATGTCTGTTGCTAGCTCTTTTATTTCTGGACGTTGCGATTTTTCCAAAGCTTCCTGTGCCATTTCTACTGCGCCTTGATGGTGTAGAATCATCGCATCAATAAACCGCAAGTCGTAGTTCTCATCCGCAGCACCTAAATCCATTGTCATTGCATGATTCATTCCATGATGCGGCATTTGTTGCGTGCTTTGAGTATTGGATGCTTGCGTGTTCGATCTTGGTGTTGGAGTTGGTGGCACAGCTGCACAGGATGCGATTAACCCTCCCGTTGCGGCGATCGCTACAATATTTAATGCAAAACGCTTTTTGAAAAGCATCTTCATATTCTTTCCCCAGAACAAACACTTCCATCATCTTATAGTCTCTAGTTGACTAGAGAGTCAAGTTAAGTGGTAAGTGTGCTACATCCTACTCAGTTTGCTCTGTAAAAATGAAGTAAAGATAAAATCAAGAGGAGCAAGTGATGAGCAGTTAGTGGCTAATTACTAGTGGTAGTAAAAGAGAAGTTTATCTGTCGTATTATCTCCCTCTACCTTCTCCCTTCTGCTTATAACTAACTCACCGGAACTGTAAAATAAAATT
The DNA window shown above is from Chroococcidiopsis sp. TS-821 and carries:
- a CDS encoding MFS transporter, producing the protein MKGELLLIAPFINCMKFFQQKLSSWLPQLDPQVWILGFGRFLSEVGTGFTLFYAPIFFVNQVGFSATAVGFALGSASISGIFGRILGGSLSDSSNWGRRRTLLLSAAVAAIASLVLASTITFPILILGNLLSGLGQGLYWPATEAVVADLTTPANRREAYALTRLADNLGLGTGIIFGGALVSTTGAYRALFLIDATSFMVFFVVIYLAIKETYQPLANASNLSAKSNWAIALSDRRLLVYVLVNIIFTTYTSQLHSTLPLYLRNFVSFNSTQGFTESTLSALFACHMAVAILFQLPIARVLKRFTHPHALIVSALIWAVAFSCVWFTGITPVSQLFWAIVAMSMFGLAIVSYTPSAAALVTELAPESQRGVYFSISSLCWAIGYFIGPPLGGWALDQSRVFVYSYWLGLAASVFLTIAILHYLNQLVYSSKKKQLF
- a CDS encoding sucrose-phosphate phosphatase gives rise to the protein MSPFLFVTDLDNTLVGDDQALATLNYKLSKHRQEYGTKLVYATGRSPELYRLLATEKSLLEPDALICSVGTEIYLNGSDTADAGWSAKIAQGGWNRDLIVATSAHFADLVAQPDSEQRPFKVSFFLTKEAAGEVIPQLESLLQNRGLDVKLIYSTGQDLDILPRHSDKGLAVQFLRQQWEVAPEKTVVCGDSGNDIALFSSGQERGVIVGNASAELLEWHYSNPSDRRYLAQAACAGGILEGLNYFGFLG
- a CDS encoding RNA-guided endonuclease TnpB family protein, with product MRKAYQYQLLPTTEQKTTMERWLDMLRLQYNWLLAERFRWWEENRCDINACPLICHLPELRDNPDYYSQKRSVVPLKSNRPWYKEIYSQVLQDCVTRVKLAFDRFVKGDSKGNRSGRPRFKGKNRYRSLTYPQIDISDIKNNRIHLSKIGWIKLVLHRPIPDGFKAKTAIVTKKSDGWYVTITLVAESVPTSSVEIIPTDDNSIALDLGLEKFAALDTGEFVDIPQHFRHSEEKLAKLQRKVTARKKGSRARKLLNRRVGRLHQRIARARKQFHFETAKQILQKAPVVFVEDLAVKNMSKRCKPKQDEQSNYVANGQSRKSGLNKSIADAGWAQFIEILSFKAESAGGKVVKVNPKNTSQVCSNCLNIVPKTLKERWHDCNRCNLSIDRDTNSAILIKKVGLGVSLTIKRSRVKPREAHAVA
- the ruvA gene encoding Holliday junction branch migration protein RuvA; amino-acid sequence: MISYLKGIVASVDKSNSNRVILTLEVNQVGYDLQIPARFAQELPAIGETVQVFAHLQIREEQPLLYGFSSAAQRDLFRQLISVTGIGAQLAIALLDTLDLPDLVQAIVSGNTQLLIQAPGVGGRTAERISLELKKKLADWRATAGVVAATSSGPPPAILEDVQMTLLALGYTASEVSQAITAVSDNAILQQNANAEEWIRQAIAHLSS